Genomic DNA from Candidatus Methylomirabilota bacterium:
AGTCGCTTCATCGGGGAACACGGCGTTCCGTTCTGAATCGCGCCGATGTGCCCGCTTGACAGTGGGCCTTGCCGACATGGCAGCCCTGTCGCCGAAGTAGTCGATGACGCCATCGATGGCCCGCGGCCGGGCCGAAGGCACGGACCTCTGGTCAGCCGGGGCTAGGGAGTCTGGATCGACGCCGTCTGCACCCAGTCGAACGCGAACACGCTCACCCGGTAAGCCGCCGGGCGAGGCGGCGCCGGGACCTCGAAGTACGCGCGCGTGCCCGCGGTCAACTGGCTGCCCAGCCAGCTGACCCGCTGGTCCACGACGTGTCCGGCCGGGTCGAGGGCCTCGACCAGCAGCTGGACCTTCGCCGCGGTGAACCCGCTCTCGTTGCGGATGTAGCCGCCCACGACGGGCCGGCCTGTTTCCTCCCAACTCTCCCAAGAGATGGTGAAGAACCGCTCCCAGCCCAGCACGAGCGGCTCGAGCGAGCGGCTCGTCGCCGCCGGCGGCGACGCCAGTACGAGCCCCAGCGCGAGCACCGCGGTGAGGACCCGCGTCTTCATCGATCGCCACTTCTCCATGCTCATCGTTTCCCCTCTCGGAACGTCGCCTCCGCATGCCCGCCGGCGCGCTCACGGCACGCCGTCATCACTCCTAGAGATGCCCGAACGGGCCCACCGGGTTCGAGTCTTCCGCGCCCACCGCACAGAAGAGATTCAGATCAAACGAGCGGC
This window encodes:
- a CDS encoding FxLYD domain-containing protein; its protein translation is MKTRVLTAVLALGLVLASPPAATSRSLEPLVLGWERFFTISWESWEETGRPVVGGYIRNESGFTAAKVQLLVEALDPAGHVVDQRVSWLGSQLTAGTRAYFEVPAPPRPAAYRVSVFAFDWVQTASIQTP